A window of the Aeromicrobium phoceense genome harbors these coding sequences:
- a CDS encoding cold-shock protein translates to MPTGKVKWYDPEKGFGFLSREEGEDVYVRSDALPEGVTTLKAGTRVEFGIAAGRRGDQALQVRVLDPTPSVSQAQAHARRKSPEEMVVIVEDLVNLLDGLGEGYRHGRHPEGKRAHQVAQLLRRLAADLDA, encoded by the coding sequence ATGCCCACCGGCAAGGTCAAGTGGTACGACCCCGAGAAGGGGTTCGGTTTCCTCAGCCGCGAGGAAGGTGAGGACGTCTACGTCCGCTCCGACGCGCTGCCCGAAGGCGTGACCACGCTGAAGGCCGGCACGCGCGTGGAGTTCGGCATCGCCGCCGGCCGCCGCGGCGACCAGGCCCTCCAGGTGCGCGTGCTCGATCCCACCCCCTCGGTCTCGCAGGCGCAGGCCCACGCGCGACGCAAGTCGCCCGAGGAGATGGTCGTCATCGTCGAGGACCTCGTGAACCTGCTCGACGGACTCGGTGAGGGCTACCGTCACGGCCGCCACCCCGAGGGCAAGCGTGCCCACCAGGTCGCGCAGCTGCTGCGCCGCCTCGCCGCGGACCTCGACGCCTGA